In the genome of Halostella limicola, one region contains:
- a CDS encoding NYN domain-containing protein, which translates to MNGLLRRLVGEGDGRTRVGLFVDGPNVLRDEFDVDLDDVRDAAAAEGDLAITRLYVDEHATPGLIQAAEARGYEVVVTSGDVDVKLAVDATAAVVEGTIDALAVASRDTDFKPVVETAGRHGVQTLAIAPGEHGRSDALGNAADEAVVVEG; encoded by the coding sequence ATGAACGGACTACTGCGTCGGCTGGTGGGGGAGGGCGACGGCCGGACGCGCGTCGGCCTGTTCGTGGACGGGCCGAACGTGCTCAGAGACGAGTTCGACGTCGACCTGGACGACGTGCGCGACGCCGCCGCGGCGGAGGGGGACCTCGCGATCACGCGACTATACGTGGACGAACACGCGACGCCCGGCCTCATCCAGGCCGCGGAGGCGCGGGGGTACGAGGTGGTCGTCACCAGCGGCGACGTGGACGTGAAACTCGCCGTCGACGCGACCGCGGCGGTGGTCGAGGGCACCATCGACGCGCTGGCCGTCGCCTCGCGCGACACGGACTTCAAGCCGGTCGTGGAGACGGCCGGCCGGCACGGGGTGCAAACGCTCGCTATCGCGCCGGGCGAGCACGGCCGGTCGGACGCGCTCGGCAACGCCGCGGACGAGGCGGTCGTCGTCGAGGGCTGA